Proteins encoded in a region of the Methylobacterium radiotolerans JCM 2831 genome:
- a CDS encoding SufE family protein — translation MLPPIDTIIENFEIVEDDDMRLEYLIELGRALPPMPESERTEANRVHGCESQVWIDTRAERADGTPRLVLHGFSDSFIVRGFVALMIALYTGKTPREAAETDGLDLFRQLRFGAHVTSKRSNGVRAMAERIHRDAVRLAAEA, via the coding sequence ATGCTTCCTCCGATCGACACCATCATCGAGAATTTCGAGATCGTCGAAGACGACGACATGCGGCTCGAATACCTGATCGAGCTCGGCCGCGCCCTGCCGCCGATGCCCGAGTCGGAGCGGACCGAGGCGAACCGCGTCCACGGCTGCGAGAGCCAGGTCTGGATCGACACGCGCGCGGAGCGGGCGGACGGCACGCCGCGCCTCGTCCTGCACGGCTTCAGCGACTCGTTCATCGTGCGCGGCTTCGTGGCGCTGATGATCGCGCTCTACACCGGCAAGACCCCCCGGGAGGCCGCCGAGACCGACGGCCTCGACCTGTTCCGACAGCTCCGCTTCGGCGCCCACGTCACGTCGAAGCGCTCCAACGGCGTGCGGGCGATGGCGGAGCGCATCCACCGCGACGCGGTCCGGCTCGCCGCCGAGGCCTGA
- a CDS encoding sensor histidine kinase, whose protein sequence is MVGEPPGSGAEDSPGNGPAGNPGRGPAQGTAEAAALSDSFKRFADVVPLMMWRSDEAGHAIHHNECWLEFTGRPLEAELGLGWRSGLHPEDFERHARIVAEAFATRAPFTVEFRLRRHDGEYRWLLDTARPLVEDGRFQGYLGSCFDITDRKHAEEHIEHALAEKEALLAEVYHRVRNNLQVMVSLIGLYGRAAPDACRGSFEALGQRVRAIALVQQHLHEAPHIASIDLKDYLHRLASGLGQLRRAGRIGVQVGGSGNGLVEPRTANALGMIVAEIVAECLDATAEHVACSIAIDIEAGAPLRLAIVSGVSDMAESGRPNVPKLGPRLIAAYAAQAEITVAGDASPGDPLWLTLPPARPGAQ, encoded by the coding sequence ATGGTCGGTGAGCCACCAGGGTCCGGCGCGGAAGACTCGCCGGGCAACGGCCCCGCGGGGAACCCGGGTCGGGGTCCGGCACAGGGTACCGCGGAAGCCGCCGCCCTGAGCGACAGCTTCAAGCGATTCGCCGACGTCGTGCCGCTGATGATGTGGCGCTCGGACGAGGCCGGCCACGCGATCCACCACAACGAGTGCTGGCTGGAATTCACCGGCCGCCCCCTGGAGGCGGAGCTCGGCCTCGGCTGGCGCAGCGGGCTGCATCCCGAGGATTTCGAGCGCCACGCCCGGATCGTCGCCGAGGCCTTCGCGACGCGGGCGCCGTTCACCGTCGAGTTCCGCCTGCGGCGGCACGACGGCGAGTACCGCTGGCTCCTCGACACGGCCCGCCCGCTCGTCGAGGACGGCCGGTTCCAGGGCTATCTCGGCTCCTGCTTCGACATCACCGACCGCAAGCACGCGGAGGAGCATATCGAGCACGCGCTGGCCGAGAAGGAGGCGCTGCTGGCCGAGGTCTATCACCGGGTCCGTAACAACCTCCAGGTGATGGTCAGCCTGATCGGCCTCTACGGGCGGGCGGCCCCGGACGCCTGCCGCGGCAGCTTCGAGGCGCTGGGCCAGCGGGTCCGGGCGATCGCGCTGGTGCAGCAGCACCTGCACGAGGCGCCGCACATCGCGTCGATCGACCTCAAGGACTACCTGCACCGCCTCGCCTCGGGGCTCGGGCAGCTCCGGCGCGCCGGGCGGATCGGCGTCCAGGTCGGCGGCTCCGGGAACGGCCTCGTGGAGCCGCGCACCGCCAACGCACTGGGCATGATCGTCGCGGAGATCGTGGCCGAGTGCCTCGACGCCACCGCCGAGCACGTCGCCTGCTCCATCGCCATCGACATCGAGGCCGGCGCGCCCCTGCGGCTCGCGATCGTCTCGGGGGTGAGCGACATGGCCGAGTCCGGACGGCCGAACGTCCCGAAGCTCGGCCCCCGCCTCATCGCCGCCTACGCGGCGCAGGCGGAGATCACCGTGGCGGGCGATGCCAGCCCGGGCGATCCCCTGTGGCTGACCCTGCCGCCGGCGCGGCCCGGCGCGCAATGA
- a CDS encoding DUF3761 domain-containing protein, whose amino-acid sequence MLAGLVLIGLSGSAVARPFSEPDDRTLDRHGHYRSRDGSDVHRPAKSLDGGKPAGATAKCRDGTWSFSHTHRGTCSRHGGVAHWEG is encoded by the coding sequence GTGCTCGCCGGCCTCGTCCTCATCGGCCTGTCGGGCAGCGCCGTCGCCCGGCCGTTCTCGGAGCCCGACGACCGGACCCTCGACCGCCACGGCCATTACCGCAGCCGGGACGGGTCCGACGTGCACCGGCCGGCCAAGAGCCTCGACGGCGGGAAGCCCGCGGGGGCCACGGCCAAGTGCCGGGACGGCACGTGGAGCTTCAGCCACACGCATCGCGGCACCTGCTCGCGCCACGGCGGCGTGGCGCACTGGGAGGGCTGA